The following proteins are encoded in a genomic region of Bradyrhizobium sp. SK17:
- a CDS encoding sulfate transporter family protein has translation MLDAAVKALSQILSPPMRTILWRSIGLALVLITVLAIGLQRLLSWFADSGEVWAEGMLGPGFHSMLHVLSWVISIAAGLGVVLGGIFLMPAITSLVASLFVDDVADHVEREHYPADHPGVALPVTLATVEGVKTALLTILVYVVALPFVLFAGVGFIIFFIATAWLLGREYFELAAMRFRSPDDAKAMRKENAATVFTAGLFIAAFVSIPIVNLATPLFGMAFMVHMYKRLSGPRRELMEPNRRQEISMR, from the coding sequence ATGTTGGACGCCGCCGTCAAGGCGCTTTCGCAAATCCTGTCGCCGCCGATGCGCACCATCCTGTGGCGCTCGATCGGGCTTGCGCTGGTGCTGATCACCGTGCTGGCGATCGGATTGCAGCGGCTGCTGAGCTGGTTTGCCGACTCCGGCGAGGTCTGGGCCGAGGGCATGCTCGGCCCCGGCTTCCATTCCATGCTGCATGTGCTGTCGTGGGTGATCTCGATCGCGGCGGGCCTCGGCGTCGTGCTCGGCGGCATCTTCCTGATGCCCGCGATCACCTCGCTGGTGGCGAGCCTGTTTGTCGACGATGTCGCCGACCATGTCGAGCGCGAGCACTATCCGGCCGACCATCCCGGCGTGGCGCTCCCGGTCACGCTCGCCACCGTCGAAGGCGTCAAGACGGCGCTGCTGACGATCCTGGTCTACGTGGTTGCGCTGCCGTTCGTGCTGTTCGCGGGCGTGGGCTTCATCATCTTCTTCATCGCGACCGCGTGGCTCTTGGGCCGCGAATATTTCGAGCTCGCGGCGATGCGGTTCCGCTCACCTGATGATGCCAAGGCGATGCGCAAGGAGAACGCGGCGACGGTCTTCACCGCCGGCCTGTTCATCGCAGCGTTCGTCTCGATCCCGATCGTCAACCTGGCGACGCCGCTGTTCGGCATGGCGTTCATGGTCCACATGTACAAGCGGCTGTCCGGCCCGCGCCGCGAACTGATGGAACCGAACCGGCGTCAGGAAATCTCGATGCGGTGA
- a CDS encoding MFS transporter: MAESDDLDRGPVSRGDVARYPLFAVVAVLLGAFLANFDSRLTSVGLPDLRGAFSLTFDEGAWLSTAAIGSQIFVAPAVAWLATVFGLRRVLGIPSLLYAVVSLVIPFVHDFALLIPLSIVHGMLLGTFVPATLMIILRNLPIRWWLPGIAMYSIRVGFALDSSSSLVGFYVEHLGWQWLYWQGVVIAPLMGLMVYLGTPNEPVNRDLLHHADWGGMLLLGAGVAMVYAGLDQGNRLDWLSSGTVMALLIGGGLLIIAFMINEMVAPRPWAHFNVLFSRNVGLSLIVILLYTLTSLSNSSLVPNFLGTVTALRPEQSGALLFIYGALPMFVLVPVSIVLLRHLDPRIVVVLGFAAFAAANLWGTQLSHVWAREDFEGIVLLTSIGQAFTLLPIIVMALANADPSRATAFAAYIQIMRLGGAEIGIALMGTWLRVREQIHSNYLGQHVQNGDVDVVNLLKRLAGEFSSHGMGTAMARAVGTVAALVQREANTLAYIDGFWLCFWFAILALLLVALITRAPEGPLSPVPPGVLKIVMRRLGLAST; encoded by the coding sequence ATGGCGGAAAGTGACGACCTCGATCGCGGCCCGGTCTCGCGCGGCGACGTCGCGCGCTACCCGCTGTTCGCCGTCGTCGCCGTGCTGCTCGGTGCATTCCTGGCGAATTTCGACAGCCGACTGACCTCGGTCGGACTGCCCGATCTGCGTGGCGCGTTCTCGCTGACCTTCGACGAAGGCGCCTGGCTCTCGACGGCTGCGATCGGCTCGCAGATCTTCGTGGCGCCCGCGGTGGCCTGGCTCGCCACCGTGTTCGGGCTGCGCCGCGTGCTCGGGATCCCGAGCCTGCTCTACGCCGTGGTGTCGCTGGTCATCCCGTTCGTGCACGACTTCGCGCTGCTGATTCCCCTCAGCATCGTGCACGGCATGCTGCTCGGTACTTTCGTGCCGGCGACGCTGATGATCATCCTGCGCAACCTGCCGATCCGCTGGTGGTTGCCGGGGATCGCGATGTATTCGATCCGGGTCGGCTTCGCACTGGACTCGTCGAGCTCGCTGGTCGGGTTCTATGTCGAGCATCTCGGCTGGCAGTGGCTGTATTGGCAGGGCGTGGTGATCGCGCCGCTGATGGGCCTGATGGTCTATCTCGGCACCCCGAACGAGCCGGTCAATCGCGACCTGCTGCATCATGCCGATTGGGGCGGCATGCTGCTGCTCGGCGCCGGCGTGGCGATGGTCTATGCCGGCCTCGATCAGGGCAACCGGCTGGACTGGCTGTCGTCGGGCACCGTGATGGCGCTGTTGATCGGGGGCGGGCTGTTGATCATCGCTTTCATGATCAACGAGATGGTCGCGCCTCGGCCCTGGGCGCATTTCAACGTGCTGTTCTCGCGCAATGTCGGGCTCTCGCTGATCGTCATCCTGCTCTACACGCTGACCAGCCTGTCCAACTCGTCGCTGGTGCCGAATTTCCTCGGCACCGTCACCGCGCTGCGGCCGGAGCAATCGGGCGCGCTGCTGTTCATCTACGGCGCGCTGCCGATGTTCGTGCTGGTGCCGGTCTCGATCGTCCTGCTCCGGCATCTCGATCCGCGTATCGTCGTCGTGCTCGGCTTCGCGGCATTCGCGGCGGCCAATCTCTGGGGCACCCAGCTCAGCCATGTCTGGGCGCGCGAGGACTTCGAAGGTATCGTGCTGCTGACATCGATCGGGCAGGCGTTCACGCTGCTGCCGATCATCGTGATGGCGTTGGCGAACGCCGATCCATCGCGGGCGACGGCTTTCGCGGCCTATATCCAGATCATGCGACTCGGCGGCGCCGAGATCGGCATCGCGTTGATGGGGACCTGGCTGCGTGTCCGCGAGCAGATCCATTCGAACTATCTCGGACAGCATGTCCAGAACGGCGATGTCGACGTCGTCAACCTGCTGAAGCGGCTGGCGGGCGAGTTCTCCAGCCATGGCATGGGGACGGCAATGGCGCGGGCCGTCGGCACGGTCGCAGCGTTGGTGCAGCGCGAGGCCAATACGCTGGCCTATATCGACGGCTTCTGGCTGTGCTTCTGGTTCGCCATCCTGGCGCTGCTCCTGGTCGCCCTGATCACGCGCGCGCCGGAGGGCCCGCTGTCGCCGGTACCGCCTGGCGTCCTGAAGATCGTGATGCGCAGGCTCGGCCTCGCGTCCACCTGA